The Triticum dicoccoides isolate Atlit2015 ecotype Zavitan chromosome 6A, WEW_v2.0, whole genome shotgun sequence genome has a window encoding:
- the LOC119314391 gene encoding fructan 1-exohydrolase, which yields MAQAWAFLLPVLVFGSYMTSLFFPTYISGPLCGGDGGGRSLFLCAQAPKDQDPSPAVSTMYKTAFHFQPAKNWMNDPSGPMYFNGFYHEFYQYNLNGPIFGDIVWGHSVSTDLVNWIGLEPALVRDTPSDIDGCWTGSVTILPGGKPVIIYTGGDKDQHQAQNIAFPKNRSDPYLREWIKAANNPVLRPDEPGMNSIEFRDPTTGWIGPDGLWRMAVGGELNGYSAALLYKSEDFLNWTKVDHPLYSHNGSNMWECPDFFAVLPGNNAGLDLSAAIPQGAKHALKMSVDSVDKYMIGVYDLQRDAFVPDNVVDDRRLWLRIDYGTFYASKSFFDSNKNRRIIWGWSRETDSPSDDLEKGWAGLHTIPRTIWLADDGKQLLQWPVEEIESLRTNEISHQGIELNKGDLFEIKEVDAFQADVEIGFELASIDDADPFDPSWLLDPEKHCGEAGASVPGGIGPFGLVILASDNMDEHTEVYFRVYKSEEKYMVLMCSDLRRSSLRPDLEKPAYGGFFELDLEKERKISLRTLIDRSAVESFGGGGRVCITSRVYPAVLADVGRAHIYAFNNGSATVRVPQLSAWTMRKAQVNVEKGWSAI from the exons ATGGCCCAAGCTTGGGCCTTCCTCCTCCCGGTGCTCGTCTTCGGCTCCTACATGACCAGCCTCTTCTTCCCCACCTATATATCCGGCCCCCTCTGCGGCGGCGATGGGGGAGGCAGATCCTTGTTCCTCTGCGCGCAGGCTCCCAAGGACCAGGACCCATCTCCTGCTGTCAGCACCATGTACAAGACCGCCTTCCACTTCCAGCCCGCCAAGAACTGGATGAACG ATCCATCTG GACCAATGTACTTCAATGGCTTCTACCATGAATTCTACCAGTACAACCTGAACGGCCCCATTTTTGGTGACATAGTTTGGGGCCATTCGGTTTCAACAGACCTCGTCAACTGGATCGGGCTTGAACCCGCGCTAGTGCGGGATACCCCAAGTGACATAGACGGTTGCTGGACCGGCTCGGTCACCATTCTGCCAGGTGGTAAACCAGTCATCATATACACTGGTGGCGACAAAGATCAACATCAGGCACAAAACATCGCGTTTCCCAAAAACCGGTCTGACCCATACCTGAGGGAATGGATCAAAGCAGCCAATAACCCGGTGCTCCGACCGGACGAACCAGGGATGAACTCGATCGAGTTCAGGGATCCGACAACCGGTTGGATTGGACCGGACGGACTGTGGAGGATGGCAGTTGGTGGTGAGCTGAACGGCTACAGTGCTGCACTTTTGTACAAGAGTGAAGACTTTCTGAACTGGACAAAAGTTGATCACCCACTGTATTCACATAATGGATCCAATATGTGGGAGTGTCCGGATTTCTTTGCGGTATTGCCGGGCAATAACGCTGGACTGGATCTGTCCGCAGCGATTCCACAAGGCGCCAAGCATGCCCTCAAAATGAGCGTGGATTCAGTTGACAAGTACATGATCGGGGTGTATGATCTCCAACGTGATGCCTTTGTGCCAGATAATGTCGTAGATGACCGTCGGCTGTGGCTGAGAATAGATTATGGCACTTTCTATGCTTCAAAATCATTCTTTGACTCGAACAAGAACAGGAGGATCATATGGGGTTGGTCTAGGGAGACAGATAGTCCTTCAGATGACCTTGAAAAAGGTTGGGCAGGACTCCAT ACAATCCCCAGGACCATTTGGTTAGCCGACGATGGCAAGCAGTTGTTACAATGGCCAGTTGAGGAGATTGAGTCCCTTCGAACAAATGAAATCAGCCATCAAGGAATAGAGCTCAACAAGGGAGATCTATTTGAGATCAAGGAAGTTGACGCTTTTCAG GCTGATGTAGAGATAGGTTTTGAGCTGGCGTCCATCGATGACGCCGATCCTTTTGATCCTTCCTGGCTTTTGGACCCCGAGAAGCATTGTGGGGAAGCGGGTGCATCAGTTCCTGGTGGTATAGGTCCATTTGGACTTGTCATTCTGGCCTCCGACAACATGGACGAGCACACTGAGGTGTATTTCAGAGTCTACAAGTCAGAGGAAAAGTACATGGTACTCATGTGCTCTGATCTAAGAAG GTCTTCCCTGAGACCAGATCTGGAGAAACCAGCCTATGGAGGCTTCTTTGAACTTGATCTTGAAAAGGAAAGGAAGATATCACTCAGAACTCTG ATTGACCGGTCGGCGGTGGAGAGCTTCGGCGGTGGTGGCAGGGTTTGCATCACATCCAGAGTTTATCCGGCGGTGCTCGCCGACGTCGGCAGGGCCCACATTTACGCTTTCAACAATGGAAGTGCCACGGTCAGGGTGCCACAGCTCAGCGCATGGACCATGAGGAAGGCACAAGTGAATGTGGAGAAGGGTTGGAGTGCTATTTAA
- the LOC119318777 gene encoding fructan 1-exohydrolase-like, producing MALPWAFVLLPALFFLSSSVSNLFFSNSSSNGSGGRCSLCPQSPEVSFCPLSPEVPYIVSTRYRTAYHFQPPRNWINDPCGLMYYKGIYHNFYQYNPHCALWCWGDIAWGHSVSTDLVNWIQLEPVIEPDNPSDIDGCWTGSATILSGGQPVILYTGVSIDNCQVQNLLLPRNLSDPYLREWTKAGNNPVIQPVVPGLNRSCFRDPTTGWIGPDGLWRIAVGAQLYSYTAALLYKSEDFLSWTRVDHPLYSHNLSNMWECPDFFAVLPGYNSGLDMSVAVPRGAKYALKMSVGYFDKYLIGVYDLKRDAFVPDTIVDDCRLWLRIDYGNFYASKSFFDLKKGRRIIWGWSQEADCRSDDVAKGWAGIHTIPRMIWLDDNGKQLLQWPVDEIESLRTNEINHQGLELNKGDLFEINGVDTFQADVEIYFEPMSIDAAEPFDPSWLLDPEKHCCEASVHGGIGPFGLVILASNNMDEHTGVHFRVYKSQRKYMILMCSDLRRSSIRPSPYTPAYGGFFELDLAKERNISLRTLIDRSAVESFGGGGRVCITSRAYPAVLAGVGKAHMYAFNNGSATVRVPQLSAWTMRNAHVNVENGWSAI from the exons ATGGCGCTACCTTGGGCCTTCGTCCTCCTCcctgccctcttcttcctctcctcctctgtATCCAACCTCTTCTTCTCCAACAGCAGCAGCAATGGGAGTGGAGGGAGATGCTCCCTCTGCCCACAGTCTCCAGAGGTCTCCTTCTGTCCACTGTCTCCAGAGGTCCCCTATATTGTCAGCACGAGGTACAGGACTGCCTACCACTTCCAGCCTCCCAGGAATTGGATCAATG ATCCATGTG GACTAATGTACTACAAAGGCATCTACCATAATTTCTACCAGTATAACCCCCACTGCGCCCTCTGGTGTTGGGGTGACATAGCTTGGGGCCATTCGGTTTCGACAGACCTTGTCAACTGGATCCAGCTTGAACCCGTGATAGAACCGGATAACCCGAGTGACATAGATGGCTGCTGGACCGGTTCAGCCACAATTTTGTCTGGTGGTCAACCGGTCATCCTATACACCGGTGTCAGCATAGACAACTGTCAGGTCCAAAACCTTTTGCTTCCCAGGAACCTTTCTGACCCGTACCTGAGAGAATGGACCAAAGCAGGCAATAACCCAGTGATCCAACCGGTAGTACCGGGTTTGAACAGAAGCTGCTTCAGGGATCCGACGACCGGTTGGATCGGACCAGATGGACTGTGGAGGATAGCAGTTGGTGCTCAGCTGTACAGCTACACCGCTGCACTTTTGTACAAGAGTGAAGACTTTCTGAGTTGGACAAGAGTTGATCACCCACTGTATTCTCATAATTTGTCCAATATGTGGGAGTGCCCGGATTTCTTTGCGGTATTGCCAGGCTATAACAGTGGACTGGACATGTCCGTAGCGGTCCCAAGAGGCGCCAAGTATGCCCTCAAAATGAGCGTGGGTTACTTTGACAAGTACTTGATTGGGGTTTATGATCTCAAACGTGATGCCTTTGTGCCTGATACTATCGTAGATGACTGTCGGCTATGGCTGAGGATTGATTATGGCAATTTCTATGCTTCAAAGTCATTCTTTGACTTGAAAAAGGGCAGGAGGATCATATGGGGTTGGTCTCAGGAGGCAGATTGTCGTTCAGATGATGTTGCAAAAGGTTGGGCAGGAATCCAT ACAATCCCCAGGATGATTTGGTTAGACGACAATGGCAAGCAGTTGCTGCAATGGCCAGTTGATGAGATTGAGTCCCTTCGAACAAATGAAATCAACCATCAAGGACTTGAGCTCAACAAGGGAGATTTGTTTGAGATCAATGGAGTTGACACTTTTCAG GCTGATGTGGAGATATATTTTGAGCCGATGTCCATTGATGCCGCCGAACCTTTTGATCCTTCCTGGCTTTTGGACCCAGAGAAGCATTGCTGTGAAGCATCGGTTCATGGTGGTATAGGGCCATTTGGACTTGTTATTCTGGCCTCAAACAACATGGATGAGCACACTGGCGTGCACTTCAGAGTCTACAAATCACAGCGAAAGTACATGATACTCATGTGCTCTGATCTAAGAAG GTCTTCCATCAGACCATCACCGTACACACCAGCCTATGGAGGCTTCTTTGAACTTGATCTTGCAAAGGAGAGGAATATATCTCTTAGAACTCTG ATTGATCGGTCGGCGGTGGAGAGCTTCGGTGGTGGTGGTAGGGTTTGCATCACGTCCAGAGCTTATCCAGCGGTGCTTGCTGGTGTCGGCAAGGCCCACATGTATGCCTTCAACAATGGAAGTGCCACGGTCAGGGTGCCACAGCTCAGCGCATGGACCATGAGGAACgcacatgtgaatgtggagaatggTTGGAGTGCTATTTAA